In Miscanthus floridulus cultivar M001 chromosome 19, ASM1932011v1, whole genome shotgun sequence, the DNA window tttttaattcatatcttaacccgtaactagttctactactaatcTCAAGTGATACTGTTGTTTTGCTTTTCTATGTTGACAATTCCAGTAGTAGTCATACTCTAATGCAGGATGTTGGTGTCTGTCGTATATCTGGTTTTTCTTTATGGCCTGCGAGCTTTTTTTGTTTGAGGTTCTGTGCATTCATCAATGGCACTACACAGCTGGTGTAAGCATGATAATGCACTGGTACAACAGCCACGGTGCTTGTGCCCAGCTTCAgcagcagcatgcatgcatggcaagTAGTAATTTCATATCAAAGATGTAAGTTCTGTATAATTAGGTGGGGATCTTTTTGTGATATGTTAAATTAAGTTTTTGCTCATGGTTAAAATTATATTTCTTATTTGAGATTTACTGTAGGGGTTGTGGGCAGGTGTCACCTGAGGTCTGTATTTTAAAGGAAACAAAATCCAAAGGTAGTTGCTTGGACTTGGGAAAATTAGCTGACCAACTGTACAACAAAAAGCATTTGAACATCCGGATGACCAATAACATCACTCATGCAGTTGAAGGTGAATTGTTTCTATTATTGTTTAGTATAGTCTATTTTTCAGTTTTAGCTGTATTTGATTTCAGGTTTAGTTAAGTATAACTTATTTTCAGTTAAAGTCGAGTAGAATCTATTTTCATTTTAAGTACATTAGAATCTATTTTCCTTTTAAGTTCAGCTTAATTATTGTAGAACCAAGGTTCAGTTAAGTTATCATTTCAATTTTTAGTTTACTCATTTTATTTTAGTTAAGTTTTCAGTTTGACTTTAGGTTTCAGAGTATATAGACTTCAGTTTCAGGTTCAGTATAGTTATTAGTTCATTTTTTAATTAACTCTAGTTTTGTTTTAGTCAAGTTGTTTAGCTCTAGTTCAGTTTGCAGATTTCAGGTTCAGTTCAAGTCAGTTTTAGTTCGGGTTCAGTCCTGTAGAATCTAGCTTTATGATTTCAAGTTCAGTTGAAGTCATTTTTTATGGTCTTTTTTCAGCTTGTTATTCAGTCCATTGTGTTGTCGGATAGCCTATAGTACCCGTTGTAGTTCAGTCCTCattttagttttttgtttttcagTTCAGGTTCAGTGTATGAGTTTTAGTCTACTGAATGTAGTTCAGTTCAGGTTCTGTGTATGAGTTTCAGTTTAGTTTCAGTTTAATGCATTCGGCCTCAGAGTTCAGGTTCCTGCACTTGTTTCAGATTACTACATTAGAGTTTCAACTAGCTGCAATAGAGTTTGAGTGAAGTTGCAGTGAACTGCATTAGGTTGATTTGTAGAATCTAGGTTTATGATTTCAGGTTCAGTTCAAGTCCATTACATTCTATTTTAAGTTTCAGTTCAGGTTTACTTTTTTCAGTCCAGCGAAACTAGGATTCGTTTTCAGTCTAGTAACCTGCATTAGAGTTTCATTGAACTACAGTAGATTTTGAATGTTTAGTATTTCAGTTTCATTGCAATCTGTAGTTTGTTTCAGAGCTGCAGTGGGTGTCTTTTCTTCTGTCTTAGTCCTCTTCAGCATTGCAAAAGGggacagacccagtgccggaggctcccacatgagtggggtctggggaagggaaaaaccgaggcaagccttcccccgcaaaatctacggagaggctgcttcgaacccatgaCGTGGTGACTCAGTATTGCAATCCATAGTTTTGTTTCCAGGCAGTGGGTGATTTTCTCCTGTCTTACTTATTCCTTTTTTTAGCTACAGTAGTAAAAAGATTTAAGTACCCATTATGACTTTTAATTGGCTGGCAGCTTTCTGTGCAAACTGGCAGCCTCACGGTCCTTATATTTGTTCAGTAGCAGTTTCACTCTGTTCTTTCATTTGTTCCTAGTCCAAAATGGCAtgttgcctctctctctctctctctctaattcATTGCCAGAAATTAGCCATGTTTTGGTCTCACAAGAAGAATTTTGTTTGGGCTGTGTACATAAGTACATTAGGAGGTATTCAGCTTGAAAAAACTAAGACCATGTACAATTTGTCCAGTAATATATATATTCAATCTAAGTTTTAATTGCACCAAGGCAATCATCATTTTTATTTTTCATTATCCTAGTTTCAGTTTAAGTAACTCAGCCCTATTATGTTTCAGCTACTAAGTTTCAGTAACTTCGTGCAGCAGCTGGAGCTGGCTTGATCAGAAGCAGCTGCTGATTGCTTGATTCAGCTGCAGCACCATCATTCTAGTGTCATTTGCTCCCGATTATCTCAGGCTCCTGAACTGCATTCCATCATTCTAGAGTCATTTGCTCCCGATTATCTCAGGCTCCTGAACTGCATTTGGAGATCCAGAGGCAAATGGTTTCTCAAGCGGCAACACATGCATCCTCGGTCTCAAATCTAAGTGTGCTCTACCTTATCTTGTTCATAGAAACTACTTAAACAGAATGTCCATGAGGGGATGCCATTCTAGAGGAGCTCCAGCCAAtataatgttttttttttgcagatttgTTGGTGGTTCATTTGATTTACTAGGAGTCTGTACTTGATCCCCAAAATTGTAAGCATGATTCATTAGATGAAATGCAGTTTTCAAGTCCAAAGATTTGGGATAGCAGATAGTGATGAAATAGTATAAGTAATACCTTATTTTCAGTTGATTCATCGTCTTTATTTTTCTGATCTGATGCTGTAGATATTTTTCTGGATGGGTCGGTCTTTTCTTCCCCCTTCGTTCAAGTgtatttctttcttgttcttcgaGGATGGTCTCTTATTGGATTTTTACATCTTGACCCACTACGATAACGGGTTTTGGTCTCATTTGTCGTAGGGCTCCTTTTTAGTTGGCGTCTGTTTTTAGAATTTGTCTTTGCCGATcggaaaaatatttttttattcgtACTTATCGGCTCTACGTGTACGCGTCATGTTCTGAATGGTTGACAAAAAATCGAATGAAACACAAACAGAATTCAGCCGAATGATAAGTAGTCACTTCCTTCTTTTTTTTAGCAAAACGGCATATACATAATACGCATCAAAATTCAAAAAGAGGACGTCGACAACGAAAGCCCACTCTCCTCCGCTCAACTGGGCCGCCGAAGATGATCCGGCCCACGATTTGGCGGGGCTTCCGTGGGGCTTCTGCGCAGAGCGGCCCCGCGGGCGAAGGCGGGGAGCGCAACAACACGAGGGCAACAGACTCTAGTTTAGTGCCATACCGCTGAGCCAGCAACGTGACGACCAGCTTATAAGCCCGGAGCTCCAGCACCCATCCGTCTCTGCGGGGACATCTGTTAAAATTGGAACGATACAGAGAAGATTAGCATGGCCCCTGCGCAAGGATGACACGCATAAATCGAGAAATGGTCCAAATTTTTTTGAGATTTTGCGCAGCAGTCCTTGTTTTTCTTACAGATATGCCCCTGGCGCATGAATTCAGACCCTAACGTCTTCTCACTCCTTACTTTTCTTGCAGATATGCCCCTGCCACATGAATGCAGATCCCTACAGTTAGATCCCCTGCCACATGATAAGCCCACGCTTGATTTACAAATTGGCCCCTACCTCCTCTTTTGTCTAGTTATTCTTGCGGAAAAGACCTTATCAACGCCACCTGAGTGGGTTATACACCAATTTTTTTTTGAGTGATCACCATGTAGTACGTTTTACAGTGTGAATCCTTTTTAACAATATTTTCTTAAATAGAAACATGTGCATGCTGGTTCTCTTTCTTCCTTTTGTATTATATATATAGACAACAAATTCTCTGTAGTAGATGCAAACTTACACAGTGCAAGCGATCAATACTACAAAATATATATTATTTCGATTCCCCTTTCTAAATCTAGTTTACAGTTTTCAGAGTAAACAACTAATTCAACAAGAAGCATATCCTTGGTTAGAAAGAAACCGTTCAACAAGGACAACGCTGGACAGGTCAGCTAACTTCTTCCTTGGAAATGCGACCGTCATAATAACGATGATTAAGGCCTTATTTGGATCCATAGAACATTAGAACTAACAACTAATGGACTATTTTTTAGTCCCTAAACATTCAAACAGGTAGACTAATTGTTAGTCTACCGGTCATGGACTAGCTGTTAGCTAGTTCAGTAATCTATTTATAGGAGCTAATAGGACTAGTTGTTAGTCCCAATCTATCCATACAGTCCATAAAGACACTAATCTGTTTAATTTGTTAAGGGTTTGTTGCGTCTTTTTTTTTGTTGCATGCTCCCAATTGTCAATGTCCATAAACATAGAACCAAGTATACACCGACCTAAATCCAATTTGTTCAATGTGATCACTGTCATAGTAACTAGCACAGCATGGCGGTGCCTGTACCTGTACGGTGCATTGTTGCGGCGGTTGCGGACAATATtagattttaatatatttctaCGTGGGTGTGGAAGAAGAACCTCGTTACACCGGGCTGAAAAAAACGTGACTTGCTTTGTCTTCGTGGTGACGCCAGGTTTTTTTACAGCAGCGAAATTAATGTTGGCCTGTGCAAAGATAGCCGACCCCATCACTTCGGTTGGGTTCCTTCTAGGAGGAAACAAGAGTAGGCATGTTATTTAGGCCCGTTCAGTTAGCCTGTTCCAGACCATTCCAGGTCAGGAATGGTTCCATCGCTATACAAATTATCGAAGAGATCCTCCAGTGAGGTTTGATTCCTAAACAACCGAACGTAGCCTTAGGAAACAAGAGTAGGCACATGATTTAGGCCCGTTCGGTTAGCCTGTTTCGGACCATTCTAGGTCAGGAATGGTTCCATCGCTATACAAATTTTGATTCCTAAACAACCGAATGTGGCCTTAGGAGTTACGTCACACCGGTAAACGAAAGGCAAGGATCAGCTTCTAATAAAGGAGAGAGAATTTGTGACCTTGCTGGTAGGTATGTACTACGCTGGATCTAGCGTCACATGATGGATAGTGAcattggccttgttcgctttgctgaaaagtcatagttgaaagtactgttcgctgatttgttgcgagagaaaaacactgttcgttcgctgaaatagtacaACTCCTAAGACAAATGAATAGTGCCATTGCCTTATGTTTATTGGACCCGTGAGCAATGATATGAATATGATGAGTGTTAGCTTAGGCGTTTAAGACCTTTGATTTGATTCGACGATTAGACTGTTTAAACAATTTGTATttgtaaataaatataaatataatagATAtagataaaactataaatattataTATAGTTCCGTAATTAAGGACATGTTTGGATTTGGATCAGCTAGAGCACGGCTAAAAAATTAGCTCACCTTATAGCTCTCCTATTTTTAGAATGTGTCGGGACTGACTttagctaatttttagccaaCTATTATTAACCCTTGTATCAAGGAAGCCAGAATTATTTTCGAGCGCAGTTTGAGTTGTGCACGAAACCACACAATTAGACATCCAACCATATAAACAATTAGTAATAAACATACATATAGTCGTAGCCACATAGTTTTAACATAAGTAAATGCCATTACACATTATATTTAATGTTTATTAGATACTAATTTCTCACATTGACATGAATCACATATATATAGTCTCACGCAACACATTTAAACCATTTTTTTTTACCATTTCTAGCCAACGAAACAAGTTTTGTTATTGTTCAATTACAACGTTTGAACcattttaggccttgtttggatgcgcatgtattcatcccaatccacatgtgttgaagtggattgaagtaaaattaaactaaattccattatattctacttcaacacatgtggattgaggtggatacacatgcatccaaacaaagcCTTAGTTGTGTTGATCGTCTACATATGTTTACTGTTTAATTCGATGACTAGGCCATAAACTGTATGCAGACCCTCTACTTACTGTTTACACGCATGTAAATGACAATTTTAATGCGTTCTGGCAAACACTACAAATGATCTATCGATTGATGCAATCATGATCTCAACATGATTGTGAATTGTGATAACAATTGCTATTCATCTATCACAACATCTTTTTGGCGAAAATAATTATTGTCAGATTGTGTCCCTTGGATACGAGCTAGTCAAAATTAGTCACTTTGTGATAGTTCATTTCTCaaatctgatgatgaggacgcaaGGTTCAAAACTTCAAATGATCTTACAAAGAAAATTGATGTGATTTTTCCTTTGGTAATTTGCGCCAGCTTTTCTGCATGGGACGGAACAAGGAGAGACAAGTGAATCGGTCTAAACTTTTGGATAATTTATTtaagcaaaaataaaaaaaatatttaagtAAAAAGAAGAGTGAATGCTTTAATAATGGAAACTTGTATAAATCATCATATAATTTATTGCTCATAAAAGCGTATTTACCTTTGTTTTTTAAAaaggtgtactcctcctccttgTCTTTGCACGCTACAGAAATAATCATGGAAAAAAGCAAACAAAATATCTATGCTCAAATCGTCGGATTGGTATATTTACACCACTCAGTTGAGCATGGGCAACGCAAGCACAGTTTGCACGAAGTGGTACGCTCGTACGTGCACATGTACATGCActacttttttttatatatattaggtagAACCCCATTTCTAGCTGCAGATCTAGATAGGTCACGCCATCTTCCGACAAGTCAACCCATCCTTGTTCGCCTCGTTCGCTTGGTTTATAAGTCATATTTTTTCAATCAATGAACAATATTTCTCTCTCTCAATAAATTAACTAACGGTACTTCCTTATCAGCCAAGTAAACAGGCAGTTGCTTCATGATGCTCAACACCTTGGCAGGTGGTTCTGCCTCCTCGCCCATTCCTTTGCACTGCTCACCCACCTATTATTAGCCCAGTGCAGGTCCGTCGTTCACCGCCATCAGCAGCTTCTTCAAACACTGCTCCAACCTCTACGCTAGCTCCCAGCTGATGATAGCTAACAACACAACAGCCAGCCTTGGCAAGACTAAAAACTGCTTCCCTAGTTCCATCAGTAGCGTCTTCGTATCCTTCCATCTTCCATCCATTTCGAAAGACTAAAAACGGGACGAGGGTCTTACCGCCCGTATTTGCATTTGCAGTATGCTCTCGCTTCCATCCCGTTTTAAGCTTAGCCGGATATATAAGCCTCATACAGCAGCCACTACTAGTCGCCCATTCTTCACTGTCTCGACTCTGGCGCGCCTAGATGCTGTGCTTCCCGCCGTTCCAATTCGCCGATTCACTGTCGCCGGGTGCACCATGCCTCCCTGTAGGCCTCGGTCTCGCCCATCTTGCGTCGCCTGCGATGCTCAGCTGCTTCAGCGCCAGCGCCACTGTGCCGCCATGCTCGGATCATCGCCGGACAGCTGTGAGCCCGTGACCTCCACTCCCACCTCCTGGGCGCGCGCCACCACCTCCAGCTCCAGGTGCACGCGACGATGAGGCTCAGCTAGATAAAGTCATTGCCTTCGTGTGCATGTCAGCGCGATGCCGATGCTGCTTGCTAGTGTATGTGACGCCGATGAGGTCAATGAAAAACCTTGATTGTCAGTCATGCAAATGTTACTGAAACGTATCGACACATGAATCTAAATAAGAACACAGGATCGATTTGCAACATGACTTGCGAATGGAAGGCACATTCCATCGCTCGAGCGTAAAGAGAAGAATACAACAACATAACATGAGGTTGTTTGGATCCGAAGGCTAAAAATTAGCGCACCTTCTGAAAATGGATTAAACATGGGGGAATTATGGGCTAACAAGGGCTATGTATTCTAAGAGCATTTTCAAGAGTTCCTAATATTTTACttctaaaaaattaaaaattggtcccactttgttttttttttcggtCTTTCTTTCGTTCGCGTGGAAGTCGTCGCATGGTCGCACTTCCCTACGCCGCCGCCTCCTTCGTCGGTCTTGCCCTAGCCGTGCTCCTCCCAGCCGGTGGTGGTCTGCTTGCAGCCGGCCATAGCCTCCTCTGAGCCGGCCCTGGTCACTTTCCTAGCCGGACGTGGCCAGGTCCCAGGAGGCCGGCAGCACCTCCCAGCCACAGCACGCCGGCAGCACCTGCCAGCCACAGCACGCCGGCAGCACCTCCCAGCCACAGCACGCTGGCAGGTAGGCTATATGCTTTCAGTACCAACATATACAGCGGCAAAATACACACAGCGGCATCACACAGCGGCAGCAGGCGGCCACCGGGCAGCCACGCCCGGCCACAGGGTGTCACAGCCTCGCACACAGAGGCAGCAGCCCACCATGGCCTGGCACAGAGGCGGCATCCGGCCATGACCTAGCACGGCAAGAAGATATGGACGACTTCTGATCCAGTGACACAAGAATGTAGCAGCAGATCGATCCAAAAGAGCACGGCCATGGCAAAACATAGGGACAGCGGCGAGCAAGGAAAACCTAGTGGCGGTGGCGGCCGGCAggaagccatggcggcggtggcagcgCAGCAAGCCCACGGCAAATCGGTAGATCGGAGTACGTACCTCATCGCTACGTCCGCGACGGCGGCGTTCATCGACCTGGACGATGAGCGATGGAGGAGAGACGTCGATCGGTCTATGTACGTGGGAAGGAGGGAGCCGCGGGAAGGAGCGATGTCGAAACACGTCGCGACGAAGGAGCGCGggaaggagggagccgtggaaaAAAAAAGGCACGGGAAGGACTCCGCGTGGCAGGAACGCCGTATCCGCGCGTGGCTTTGTCCGCGCAAAGTTATACTGAAGGAGGGGAATTTCCCAAGTCCTAAAAGATTATGAGTAGATATtaggaattgttggagaagggttTTTCCCCATCTTTCTAAAAAAATAAGGATTCCGAGGATATTTAGGTAACTCTCGGAGATGCTCCACCAATTGACCTCTCCAATAGCTCTTATTAGCTCACAATTAGCACACGTTTAGGCTACATCGATGAAATGGGTATGCTGCACAGCGCCACCTCTCACAGTCGGCTCGCCGGCTCAATGACATGGGTATGCTTCACGGCGAACCCGAGCCGCTTGGCGGTGGCCGGCTTGAGCACAGCCTCCGGGTCGGCCTCCACGGCGTCGGCCAGGCGCGGCCACATCCTGGCGTACACCACCCACGACCCGTCCTCCTCCGGGTTCCGCGCCACCATCATGGCCGCGGACCCCAGCCGCCCCGGCCGCACCCACGGCATCACCAGCCGCGGCCGCCCGAACCCGAAGTCCCCGTCCACCCGGAACGCCACGAACGCCGACAGCACCAGCGCGGGGCTCCCCGTGCCCGCACCCACCGCCTCCGTCCACTTGCTGCCATCCCGGAACACCCCCTTGCGCGCCTCCATCCAGTCCACCAGCTCGTCGAACCGCTCCGGCCGGAACACCTCCGCGATGGCCGCGCGCGCCATCGCCGCCACGTCGGCCAGCGGGGACGAGGTGATAGCTTCCACGGCGGCCTCCCTCGACGCGTACGTGACCACGTTGCCGACGTAGCGTCTCAGGGTGTCCCTGTCGTACCGGGCGGGGTCGAGGCGCGGCCGGCCGTCGACGAGCCACGCGACGCGGCAGTGCGTGTCGGAGCCTCCGACGGCCGCGGCGAGCAGCTTCCAGACGTGCGCGGACAGCGCCTCCAGGCGCGtggcgcggcgggcggcggcggtgctgctggcggcggcgcggaggcggTCGACGTCGGGCGCGGAGACCACGTAGACGCGGCGCACGAGGGTGGCCACCAGGAGGGAGTTAGGGAGCTCCCCCGGCGCGTACCGCGTGAACTCGGCGTCCAGTGACGGGCTGtgccggcgccgcggcggcgaGCGTGGCCGGAAGAGTGAGGCCCGACCGTGGTGGGGCTCCCACGAGACGGCGCTGGTGCACAGCAGCTCCG includes these proteins:
- the LOC136525636 gene encoding coniferyl alcohol acyltransferase-like, whose product is MPIERFDVTVASRTLVRASDPPRDFPAVLAASNLDPILGSFNGYLIAVYPAPPAGFPAVAEAVRAALPAFLSRFFPFTGRVVANAATGVPEIACNNAGAELVVADAAVALADVDFADADRSLGNIPVPFELGLALSLQLVRFASGGFALSWGTNHLLVDGHGLTALQAAWAELLCTSAVSWEPHHGRASLFRPRSPPRRRHSPSLDAEFTRYAPGELPNSLLVATLVRRVYVVSAPDVDRLRAAASSTAAARRATRLEALSAHVWKLLAAAVGGSDTHCRVAWLVDGRPRLDPARYDRDTLRRYVGNVVTYASREAAVEAITSSPLADVAAMARAAIAEVFRPERFDELVDWMEARKGVFRDGSKWTEAVGAGTGSPALVLSAFVAFRVDGDFGFGRPRLVMPWVRPGRLGSAAMMVARNPEEDGSWVVYARMWPRLADAVEADPEAVLKPATAKRLGFAVKHTHVIEPASRL